The sequence below is a genomic window from Eubalaena glacialis isolate mEubGla1 chromosome 13, mEubGla1.1.hap2.+ XY, whole genome shotgun sequence.
actccccacccctggaACACTGTTCTCCAAGCTGCTCTGCGAATGCCCGTCACTGGCCTCCCTGACCCTCTCCCTTCTGCTCTCAACTGCATGTCCCCACTCCATCACTTTGGGTCCTGCTGGGATGAGAAGCCTCCCCATCAACTCTTCCAATGCCCCCTCCAACCCTGACCCTGAAATCATTTGTCTTCTCTATGCCTCCCTCACTGGCTCTGTGAGAGCCAAGACTGACATCTAGTCACCACGGAACTGGCAGCAGGGACAGAAGTGCCTGGCAGGGTGAGAGCTCAGGAATGGAGTGAATAAGCCGAGTTCATTCCAGACATGGACGTTGCACCATTTGATGGGCTGATAATGAAAATGTAAGACACCCAACAGAAATCCCAAGCTATTCCAGTACCTTCTCACCTCTGTCCACACTTTGCTAAATGTCTGAAAGTTATGCTTCCAACacttccttttaaagaaaaatttttttgaagctaACTCATTTGCAAGTTATATTACCATCACATTTGGTATCTTAATTAGCAGGTTGGTCTCCATGAAGCCACATAAAGGAGATAATTAATCCTCAGCCAAGCCACTTGCCTTGTGGCTTTCAACGTGAAAGGACTAATGAAAAGTTGGGGAAAGATCTCAGTCAAGAAAATCCAAGGGAGACAGGCTTTGGGCTACCAATTGttatctcagctctgccacctgaTTGGTCACCACAGGCCTGGTCCAGGGATCACTTCATCTCAGGGGCAGGGAGATTAAGTTCATTTCCCAATGGACCGTAtctgggaggagaggtggggtgtAGAAACATCAGCATCCCTCGCTGGGAAGAAGCCTGCTCCAACACATGGCACTTTTAAGCACCAGGTCCCTaggcagagcagaaataaatgtacTGAGGAATCCTGGCCTGAGATTCTCAGGTACTTGGTGTACAGCCTAACAGGCTTCAACCACAACCCTATGGTTGAAGGGGTTGGTCTGAAGCAGAGGGTGAGGCCTTTTCTCAGCACAGCCAGCTCTTTCTACAAGGTTCCAATGTGTCTCTCTCATAAGAGTCGATGGTTAATGGCTCATACCATTAGTTATATTAAACTTGGCTGTTACCTGCCCCACTCGGAGCCCCTTGTTACCTGTTCATCCCGGGCAGGTTGCCCCAGAAGTATCGGGCTCTGTGAGCAGCAGACACTTTGATGGCGTCAATCATCACTGGATTACActgcagggagagagaagggaagctgCTGGGAACCCATGGCAGAATTCAGGCGGCAGACAGGTGACATGGCAGTCCACTGGCTGTGGAGGAGGCATGGTTCCTGCCAGGCAAGGGACAGACCAATTCCCCTCAAGAATCTGACTGAAGGACGTAGCTAGTGCCCCCATATTAATGGTGGGGAAAGAGACCAGATCAGACCGGCAGGTTGTAAGAGAAGGTATCCCCTGGCGCACAccatgttattacagaatgtacTGTGTACAGTGGTAAAAGCAACTCAAAATTGAAATCCAGCAGGTTGAGATCCTGGTTATGGAAATGCAGTGTTGGCAAAATCTGACTTCTGCCACTGATTGGTCAGGTTCACACGGCATGAGGGAACTGACCAGCCAGTTCTATAACCTCACTAGCAGAACTTTAGCTCTAAAGTTGGGGGGAAATAAGTATGTACATAAAGTATTTACTACAATGCTTGATGCATATTAAACAGTAAATAATTAACTTGCCTGTGGTCCCTAATGCAGAGTTTCTGGGAACAAGGGTGAGAAAAAAACTCTCTAGAGTAAAAAATCTCTTTCATGATGCCTCCAAAAGTAGGTGATGGTTTCATCATCTGACTTCAGTGGGTTTGGGGTGAGGTGAGAGATCAAATGTTTTCCAAGTACTAAAGAGAACCAACCCACTCCATTCCATTACTCTCAGACCTAGCCATGCCCTCCATGGGGAACCCGGAAATCATTCCCAACACTGGAAATACCCTACACCCCCGTTGCCAGCAGGGCCTTCATGCTCATGTTATCTTGACAATCAAGACCCCGGGTCCCCTCACCTCCAGGAACCGAGAGATGTCCCGCTTGTCGCCAACCTTCATGGCCACCACGTTCTCAAACATCCAGAAGAAAGGCCGGTCTTCACCCTCCTTGGGGCGTGTGTAATTCAGCAGGTGGTAGAACTCAAAGAAGAGCCGGCCTGTGCCCTCTGAGCCCACAAAAGAAAACGGCAGAGCCAGGTTCAAAACGTTCAGCCCACCCCTCCATATTGAGACCAATTGGTTCCCAATGACCAGCTAAGGCTGATGCCTTACTGTCccttctccctgccaccctctgcAATGACAGGCATCAGCACTGCAGTACTCATTTGTATCTCTGGGGACTGGGGAGTCACAATGAGGCATGAACAGAGACAACAGGTAAGTTTGGCCAGAAGCTAACAGCTCCTTCTCAGGCCACTCCTCCTGGACCAGCACTCAGGGGACATAGGGTCTCTTGGGGCCACGGGAAAGAAGGGATGCTCACCATACAGGCCTTTCCTGGCAGGGTTCACATTTGAGAGATCATTGCATGGGCTTCCACCAATCACCAAGTCAAAGGGGCCCCATTCTTCAATCtgcaagagaaaaacagtcagGGATGGGGGTGAGGATGGAGAGGTGAACAGCCTGGGTTCCAGGTAACCAGCTAGAAGAAAACCCACTTCTAGGTCTTGCTTGGTCATTTCAGTCTCCCAACTCCACTTTTGACCCAAGAAAACCAAATGCTCAGGACATGCTAAGATCTAAATCATTCTGAATGATTTCCAAGTTGTGGGTTTAACACTACAGCTTGATGGAACCAAACCTTCTCTTCTGCCACAACCCCCGGCATGGAGAAGGTGGCAACGTGGCTGTGAGGACACGGGGGGCTCAGGGAGTGGAGGAAGAGGGGGGCTGCCCTCACGTTTTTCTTTGTGATATTCCTGACGTCGTTCACATATTTGATATTGCCCTCATGCTTAACAGTTCCAACGGCGATGGACTCTTCACACACTTCGGAGGCGACATATTTCTCCACTTTGATGCCCAATTCTTTGAGGACCAAGTACCCTGTTTGGTGGGGGGGGTGTCGAGGGGGAGAGAAAAGACGTCAGGGTTGTCCTGCCGAGGGCCCCTCCTTTCAGTTACTCTAAGCCATCTCCAGAACTCAGACCAGACACAGCAAGGCCATGGCAGTCCTCAAGTGGACCCCTGCAGATGGCAGGGTCTAACCTTAACTGCACACTGGGCCCCCCAGGCTCTCTGCGGAGTTTCATgaagaaaatatgtatgtataactggtATAGCCCACTGGCAGCATTTATTAAAGCTGACAGGCACATAGCCAAGGCCCCCCATCTACCGCCCCAGCAGAGTCAGATACATGAATGGGTATCTTCTCCAAAACCATGCTgagaaaaaaaagctttaaaagctGTCAGTGTTTTAGGCAGGTGGACAGTGGTGAACAAATAGAAGTACATGCTAAGTGCACAGCAACTCATTCTCACTGCTTCCTGCTCTAGTAAAAGGGAAATGTTCCTAACAATTCATCACAGGGCAGTTCTgacaattaaatgagttaaatcaGGCAAAGTGCCCAGGGGCAAACATGCATGTCGGCTATGCTTATTCTATACATGGGAAACCTAGAGGAAACGGGAGGGAACCAAGATTAGAGATGTTAGGAGGAGAGTTGCCCAATTAATAATCTCCAATATATCTATGCTTATGGAAcggaaaataattttccaaaattcctgtacataataaaaaataaaatgcaggggCTAAAATATCCATGCCTTTAAAAAGGACCAAAAGAGGACCAGGTGGGTGAAATGGTGGAGAGGTTTGAGGAGAGAAACAAGGAGCCAGTGGATTTCTCAGAACAGGTGACCAACAGGTACTTCCCAGGGGTCTTTCTTGACACTGACAATGGACACCTGGATCAGGTGAGCATTCCCAGGTGAACTCCTAACTCACCTGTCGCAATTCCGTCAAACAGGGACAAGACTCGAATGGGTCGCCTTCGGTTTGCGGGAATCGCAGGGTATAACTTGGGGGCTTCCTGCCAGGTTAAATAAAGAGGTCATGGAGGTCAaggtgtgggtgtggggagggggactCAAGCTCTGGGAAGAGGAAGGGCTGGCCTTCCTCTGAGGGACACAAGCCCTGAGCTCTGCCCTTTTTTTGCTGGGATGCCCTGGGGAGCTTTGGCACAGATGGCCCTTCCACCCTTAGACACGGAACAGATGAGGCTCTGACACGGGTGCAAAGTCACCCACAAAAAGACATGTGCTCCTCCATGAACTTGCAGCCCAGGAAAAGCCATATATGCCCACTAAGACTTGGGAGTAGGTCCCagccttccctcccctctgcagTTCCACTAAGACTAAGTAAGGCGGGGTCAGTTCCATCCCTATTTCTTCAGCAGGCCCTTGAAAAAGCCAAgccaagaaggaggggagggaagaacaCTGGAGCCGCCTGGGAAGTGCACACGGGACAATTAATTAGCCGGGGCTCCAGTCTGAGGCTCTCAGACGCTCCTCCGTACAGCGGAGCTTTGTTTCTGTGAACTCCATGCACTAGGGCGGGTGCCAGGCTTACGTAGTCGAGCCCCGGGTCGCTGGTGAAGAAGGCCTGCAGGCGCACACTCCAGTCCTTGCGGCGCCGCAGGACGCCATGGCAGCGCTGGGGCAGGCACATGTAGCAGCTCCAGGGCTCCTGCAGCTTGGCGTCCGCCGCCGTGCCCGGGCCCACCAGCACCTCCAGGCACTCCACGCAGAAGCACCTGCGCCGGGtggcggggaggaggggtggcCGTCATCAGGCGGCTCTCCTGCGAGCCCCACCCTCCCCACGGGGCTGGCGTGTGCTGGCTGAAACCCTCTCGGGCCCCCAGTTGCCCCTCCCCATGGGCAGCAAGGCCCTGTGTGCGATCTCTCCCTGGAAACCTGGGCACCCTCGGTCCACAGGCAGCTCTGCGGATCCTTCTCTAGCCCGCTCCCTGCCTTTCTTCAACCCATCCCGACATCCCAGTTCTACTTCAGGGACATAGAACCTTCAAGGACGGGCCCCCACAGATATAATACTGGCTCCGCGCCCCGTCCCCAGGTCAGCGAGGCTCCAGTCCCCGTGCTCACCGGCAGCAGCTCGTGTTGCTGCAAAGGAGCAGCTCGCGGCCCTCGCAGCACACGGTGCAGTAGGACTGGTAGCCGTCGTCATCGTACATGTAGAACAGCTCAAGGAACCGGTCCTGGCAGCCAGAGAGAAATGCCTGTGAAATCGGAGACCAGGGACCTCCAGGCCCCGCTCGCTTGCTCACTGGCAGAGGCCCTAGGACGCAGCCACAGAACAGGTCACGGGCGGCCTGGTGCTCTTTACAGGGACAACTGGCTGGGGTCTGCGGGGCACCTCCCCTTGGAGTGAAGGGTGGGGCGATCGGCCCCACTAGAGCCTTCCCTACCGCCTACACGCAGGTGCTTTATTCTAGGGAAGTGCAGGGAAGTTGAGAAGAAGGGAAGCGGCAGGAAAGTCCAGGGTGGGGATTGGTCTTACCCGGCATGTCTGGCAGAGTCCACCCTCAAAGAGAGGGTGGAAGGACACGGGATTTTTCCTACCACAGGACAAACAGCTATCTGTAAGAAAGACAGGGATGCACCTTGTGGCAATGACAGCCCCAAGATCAGCTGCTGAAGCCTTGTGTCTCGTTGTTCTTATTTACTCCACGTTAGCAATATGCCAAAGATTCTTCACAATTTGTTCCTTTGACTGTGCTTCAAAGTTGCCATCTCTGTTCCAGAGATGGAGAGGCTAAATCGACAGCTCCAAGCAGAAGGTCCCACAAGACAGGCAAAGGTCTGACCCAGAAATGGGGGGGCAGGGTGGTACCCACAGAACAGAACAAGGAGCAGCTGTGCCAGCAGAGGAACCAAGCTTGGAGGGTCTGGTATGAAAAATCTTTAAAGACTCTTTACAGGCTGGGACTTTTGGAGAATTTGTGGTGATGCCGGTTTGCCTGTTGTCTCATCATGATAGGACTTGCCCGTGACCAATCCTACACAGAGCCGTGGCTGTAATTTCAGAGCCCGGGTCCTTTTACTATAGGCTATCCTGTCCCTTCACATCAGCAGGTCTTACTGATCTACATCACTGACCAGGTGGACCGGGCCTGCAAAATAAATACCAAGCACCCCCTGCCAGGAAGCAGACAGATGAAGGAGTCTTGGGGGATAGGAGGATCATGGGTCCGGGTTCCCAGAATCAAAAGGGCCTGCTCCAATTGGGGCTCCCTGGGTCAACAGCTCTGTTGTTTTCCTACCCAGCACTGACTAACCActtaatatttgttgactaaaggACATTGGGCTGAGGAAGCAATAGACAGCTGTCCTCACACATTCCGAGTTCCATTAGATGTGTACTGGGCAGTTTCAATTCCAGCAGAATTCCCAGCCAGGGCAAAGAACCAGAGTTGGCTTTGAGAGTGACAGTGGTGAAGTGTGTCTGCCTTTCACCTCAAAGCCAGTTGCAGTGCTTGTTCAGGGGGCTCACGAGGCCACAGATCATGGTTTCAGGTTTTGGGCTCTCCTGGCCCAAGCATCCTTATTTCCATTCTGTCCCCAGGCACACTTCCTGCTCACTGATCTTAGGAATCAGCCTCAGTGAAAATCAGGCAACTCATTCTAAGTAGCATCTAAGTAAGATGTCCACGCCTCGACCTGAGGTCAACGCAGAGTTGGGGGTGGACCTCTGCAGGGCAGACCAGCAGGCCTGGAGCACAGGCTGGGAGCACTACTCAGGCAGGGAAGCCAGCCAGGGATAGGGCCTTACCTTCGAGATTGCTCTTGTTGTTGGAAACATCCGAAGCCATTTGCTCTGTTGagaaaagagaaggtgtgagaTGAGGTCGGGGAGCCTCTTACTCATCATCTACGCCCTTGCTGAGTGGTCCTCACTACCTGCCCACTTCCACTTGAGGATGGACCGTCCCCCAGCCTCCTTGCCCCACAATCACCTCGACTCTGGTCCTCCTCTCCTCGGTCTTTGCCATTGTTATAACAATTTGTCTTGAGGCGCTTGGCTGGGGGGCAGTAGTCAGAGGTGGTGGAGTCCTCAGCTGTGCGTCTTCGCGTCTTGTTCTCTGTGAAAGGTGAGGAGAAAGCAGCCATggctgggtgggaggagggtgctGGGAGGACGGGACCCTACTTGCTGTGCCTGGGTGCCAGCTGCATCTGGCCATGACATGAGTCTACCCTGGGTGTCTCAGGCCCCTCTATGGAAAATTTGCATGAGGACGTAATTTAAAACTCCTCACGCAGCTAACCCACGTACAGGGTCTTCAACAGCTGTAGTTGCAAAATACATGCTCTAGACCCAGCACAAAGAGAATCAGGCACAGCTCAGTCTACAGATGAAACCCTGACACTGTCTATGATCCCCAATGAGCtgatagccacatgtagctactgagAACGGGCAATGCCACTTGTATGACTGAGGaactgcattttacatttaacttCTACATGAATTTAAAAACTGCAATTGATCCAATTTCTAATGAGAATTTAGCATCCAAATTGAGATGTTCTAAGACACATCAAAAACGAGATATTGAAAATAGGACTAAAAGGTCatgtaaaatatcttaatttttttatactgaCTGTTGGAAATGgtaaaatgttggaaatagatTAAGTGTATGATCAAtattaattttactctttttttaagctTCTTAATGTGTCTACTagaaaacatttaattatatTAGGTGGCTACTGTTTATATGTCTATAAattccattgtatttttattCAATCTATATAGTATAATCTATAAGGGACATGGTTAAGTTTGACTCTGACCCTAGGAGAGAAAattacacagccattaaaaatcataAGGACTCTTTAgtgagaaaatgacatttaacAGTGCTTATACGataaatattgagaaataaaGGGAAAGCAGGAATCCAACCAGTGTACAGAAAGAGCTGGAAGGACGTGCACACCCAAAAATATTGCCCTGGAGGGCAGCTGTGAAGGTTGGAGTGAAGGGGCAGGGGTAAGAGTTCAGGTTGACTTTTAACAGATTTGATTCTTTTCCAGTGACCACTGTGTAtgcaaagaaattgaaaaaaagtgCAGAGAAAATAGTGCATAGTCAAAAGATGGGGAGGGAATACCGTGCTTCCTTGCTTCTAAGTTCCTACTGCCTGCACGACGAACCTTCGACTTATTAACCACTTTTGGCGGGGAgggacaaaacaaaacagaaaacactgcGTTAAATATAAGGATTATAAGACAAATCCTGGATTTCTGGAGAGTGACAACAAGAAACCACAGATCCCTAATAATGGGGGAAATGCAATATTGGTCAACATGAGGATAGATGATGCCCCTTTCTGAATGGAGATGACTTATAGATTTTGggtgtttgtggggttttttttaaaacacattccaAGTTTTCTCCAATATGCAGagcttaattattttttccttttaaaaaaaggtgcTAGTGAAGATTCCATCTTGACTCTGTTTACTCAAGCTTTAAGAACAGATtcagggaggcgcaagagggaagcgatatggagatatatgtatacatatagctgattcactttgttatagagcagaaactaacacaacattgtaaagcaattatactccaataaagatgtaaaaaaattaaaaaataaataaaaaacaaagaacagattcAATCCCGGTTATATGTACTTGACCTTTTGGCAGGAAAGTGTCCAGTGAAACTAGAAAAGGCTAGGCTGTTGGAAAAAACTAACTAAACTAAGGAGCCAGCCAGGGCTGACTGGCTACTGTAAAGCCGGGGTGGGATGAGAGGCAGCAGGGGGTGACTGCATCTCCCCAGGATGCTCCCACCAGCGGCAGCAGGGGTGCTGCCACAGGGAGCCATTCCCACCTGGTTGCCTGTTGTTGGGTTTGAGGCCCTCGATCCCGGTGGGTTTAAAGCCCCCATGGGCCCACTCCAACATGGGCTTCAGCTGATCCTCCAGTGAGTCTCCAGGGCTGCTGGGGAAGGTTTTGCCAGCCCGTATCCTGGCTTTCTGCCGAGATAGAGAGAGAATCTGATGAAGAGGAGGGGCGGGTGCTTGCCTGGCCCCACCCAGGGATGCCCCTTGCTGGGGCCTGCATTCCCCTTTACACTGGGCCTTTTAAAGCCAGACAGCTGTCCTGAGCTGTGGTATGTGACAGCGAGGAATGGCCTGTGCAGGGACAGGCCATGGGGGGAGCCTTAAGTCTCCCCACACAGGCACCAGATATGATCTCTTCCCTGTAGGGAACTGGAGTGGTCAGCTCCCTCTCGAGGGCAGAGGATCAGAATTAGCTGTGTCACTTTTTAGCTATAGGAGAAGCATCAGCCAGCACTGTCTCATGGCCTCTGAGAAAGCTCCAggtttcttgttttatttccctaatgaAGGTGTGGAGGTGTTAAGTCCTATTTCAGAAGCACCAGGACTTACATGTCTAATTAAGCACAGAGCTTGTCTCATAAATGCTGGACAGAGGACACTGATCTTTTCAGTTGCAAGTCAAGGTAGAGGAAGGACAGAGCCTGACGGATCCCACAGACAAGGGGAGGAAGCAGCTGACCCTCAGCAGCTGCCCAGTCTTGGCCCTGAACCACAAGCTCTGGAAAAGCTTGCTCACTGATTCGAATATCGCCTCCTACTTCCCAGGGCTCCTCCTTCCTCGTTCAGGGGGCAATTCAGACGGAGACCAGCGGGGAGCTGGGGTAGCACTGGGAAATCATGGGCAGTCTCaaatcccttccttcccttcccagcaCGGCCTGTCAGGCCACTGTCTTTtaacctccctcctccctgcttgcCCCGGTCCCCTCCAACCCATCCTCGGCCACACTGAGGCCTGAGTTGGCTTTCTGTATGTTTCTTGCTTTAACCCCATTCTTGGGGCCAGGCCCTAGCCACCCACCACCATGTTACCTCCAGAGCGTGGTACATGGCCTTCCTGTAAGAGACCAGCTTATTGAAGGTCGCCAGGTTAAAGTGGTGGCTGAACAACCCCAAGGCCACCAACTTATCTGCTGGTATCTAGAAGAGAAAGCCATCATCAACATTCACCTACAGCCTGTGTCTTGGGTGCCCTGGGTTTCTCATGAGCTTATTCCTGGGGATCAGGTTCACAGATATTTTCAGAGCAAATGACTTTCATGATCCCTGGTGTGACCCCCTTGCAGCTCAGTCTTGAAATTCACCATGGATGCTCCAAGTTTAGGGGTTTTGCACATGTTCTTTCCTCCTTCGTGAGCATGACAAATAGCTGTGATTACTATTTACTGTCTACTTACTTTAGCCTTTTATTGAGCTAATGGATGTGTTtagagaacagtgcctggcacagagtaagctctTTTTAGTAATCATGAATTGTTAATACAAGAATTCCACTGGCGCTAAAGATCCATATTCTATAAGTCTCATCCCCAAGTCCCCAGGCCATGCATGAACCACTTGGGTTGCCAATTATGAGATGAAACTGGGCGTTCAGGTTTCAGAGCTGACAAGACATGTGATATTTCATTCTCCCCAGTGCTGGCACTCATGCTCCCCTCTCAATCTCTAAGCCCAACCACCCATAGGGGTGTTGCCACTACTGGTGAGAAGGAACTGGGATTCAACACAGTTGTGCATGGAAATGCAAGTGCTACCCCAATGCCAAACTGCTTCAATACAGCAAGCGGCCTAAGCACCAGGCCCCGTATTGCAATCCCATCCCATAATGCTAACATAAAAGCATCTTAAATATTAGCATCAGACGCAGTCTTGCTAAGTCTTGCTAAGCACATTTTATGTCTCACTGGGCCAAAGCAATTACAAACACTCcatgttttttttcatttcattgcaCACAAGTCATCGCCCTGCAATTAGATGCTTCAGGGAGAGAACAGGCCCAGGACATTCGTCCTTCAGCTCCCTCTGCTGGCCAAGGAGGACCTCTGTATGCAGACTCTCCCCACCAGGGAGACTCCAGGTCATATTATTCTTGCCCTTTGAGAACTTCAATGTGTTAATGGCAAATGGCCCAATTTATGGGAAAACCAAAATCTCAACTTGAGGCCAAGTCCCACAGATGTACTAGCTGGTCCTTCATTCCCACAcctgcctccaccccagcccaCTTGTTCTGCTGTTCCTCACCTAACCTCTGGACACATTGAGGGATGCACTAAGCACAACATCACAGGAAAAGTATTGTTTGCCACATTCTAATCAAAACCTGGAGGTCTACGAAGGTGTCTTCAAAAGGTGTAAGAATCAAAATAGCCTGATTCATCCCCAACATAGACTCTCATCAAGAAAGATGAGTATTACAACAGGACAACTTTCAAAAATCTATGTACatgaaaagaagccagacacaaaacagTACATATTATATTACCTACATAAGTTTGTGTATAATCCAAACTAGtctatagtgatagaaatcagaacagcGGTCACCTATGGGGGTGGTGTGTACAGGGAACGTACTGCAGAGGtcgaaatgttctatatttgggTTGAGATATTGTTTACATATGTgcatacatttttgaaaattcattGAATCATAGATCATTTAAGATCTATGCACTGCACTGTAAGCaaatttttatcttaataaagtattttaaaatatatatatatatgtatatacaaaaggTGAGCTTTAAATGGCTAATATCAATAATCAAGAAACACTGAAATCACCACTCAAAGAACTTTTCCATAACTGTCAACAGGTGACCCTGGATCCATCTCTAAGCCCAGCCAGGGATGTCTCTGCCCCTAGGACTAAATGACTGAGTCAGACACCCCTTCCTGTCTCTTCCAGGCTTCTCCACTGGAATACTTTGAGGGTATCTTCCCGGGTGGCCACTCCTGCCCCTCAGAATCCATACTGGTGACTTTGCCACAGAGAAATAGACCAACAGAGCCCAGGTGGCCATGGATCCAGAGCTCTGGGCCTGTGTGAGCCAATGAGCAAGGGAAGTTTTTGTCCTCCTTTTGGACACACAGAGTCACAGAGTCTCATCCATCTGCAGAAAGCAGGCCGTTATCTTAAAAGGCAACTGTAAAAGGAAGGGACGGAAAACACTGTGGGTCTGCA
It includes:
- the DNMT3B gene encoding DNA (cytosine-5)-methyltransferase 3B isoform X4, which encodes MKGDTRQLNGEEDTSRREDSILTNGGCSDQSSDSKDAPSPPILEAISTPEIRGGRGGRGRRSSSRLSKREVSSLLSYTQDLTGDGDGEGEDGDGSDTPVMPKLFRETRTRPESPAVRTRNNNSTSSRERHRPSPRSTRGRQGRNHVDESPVEFSATRSLRRRTGSSAGTPWLSPASPYLTIDLTDDDVVPQSSSTPYARQAQDSQQESMESPQVDAEGRDADSTEYQDGKEFGIGDLVWGKIKGFSWWPAMVVSWKATSKRQAMSGMRWVQWFGDGKFSEIPADKLVALGLFSHHFNLATFNKLVSYRKAMYHALEKARIRAGKTFPSSPGDSLEDQLKPMLEWAHGGFKPTGIEGLKPNNRQPENKTRRRTAEDSTTSDYCPPAKRLKTNCYNNGKDRGEEDQSREQMASDVSNNKSNLEDSCLSCGRKNPVSFHPLFEGGLCQTCRDRFLELFYMYDDDGYQSYCTVCCEGRELLLCSNTSCCRCFCVECLEVLVGPGTAADAKLQEPWSCYMCLPQRCHGVLRRRKDWSVRLQAFFTSDPGLDYEAPKLYPAIPANRRRPIRVLSLFDGIATGYLVLKELGIKVEKYVASEVCEESIAVGTVKHEGNIKYVNDVRNITKKNIEEWGPFDLVIGGSPCNDLSNVNPARKGLYEGTGRLFFEFYHLLNYTRPKEGEDRPFFWMFENVVAMKVGDKRDISRFLECNPVMIDAIKVSAAHRARYFWGNLPGMNRIFGFPVHYTDVSNMGRVARQKLLGRSWSVPVIRHLFAPLKDYFACE
- the DNMT3B gene encoding DNA (cytosine-5)-methyltransferase 3B isoform X7, whose protein sequence is MKGDTRQLNGEEDTSRREDSILTNGGCSDQSSDSKDAPSPPILEAISTPEIRGRRSSSRLSKREVSSLLSYTQDLTGDGDGEGEDGDGSDTPVMPKLFRETRTRPESPAVRTRNNNSTSSRERHRPSPRSTRGRQGRNHVDESPVEFSATRSLRRRTGSSAGTPWLSPASPYLTIDLTDDDVVPQSSSTPYARQAQDSQQESMESPQVDAEGRDADSTEYQDGKEFGIGDLVWGKIKGFSWWPAMVVSWKATSKRQAMSGMRWVQWFGDGKFSEIPADKLVALGLFSHHFNLATFNKLVSYRKAMYHALEKARIRAGKTFPSSPGDSLEDQLKPMLEWAHGGFKPTGIEGLKPNNRQPENKTRRRTAEDSTTSDYCPPAKRLKTNCYNNGKDRGEEDQSREQMASDVSNNKSNLEDSCLSCGRKNPVSFHPLFEGGLCQTCRDRFLELFYMYDDDGYQSYCTVCCEGRELLLCSNTSCCRCFCVECLEVLVGPGTAADAKLQEPWSCYMCLPQRCHGVLRRRKDWSVRLQAFFTSDPGLDYEAPKLYPAIPANRRRPIRVLSLFDGIATGYLVLKELGIKVEKYVASEVCEESIAVGTVKHEGNIKYVNDVRNITKKNIEEWGPFDLVIGGSPCNDLSNVNPARKGLYEGTGRLFFEFYHLLNYTRPKEGEDRPFFWMFENVVAMKVGDKRDISRFLECNPVMIDAIKVSAAHRARYFWGNLPGMNRPVIASKNDKLELQDCLEFNRTAKLKKVQTITTKSNSIRQGKNQLFPVVMNGKEDVLWCTELERIFGFPVHYTDVSNMGRVARQKLLGRSWSVPVIRHLFAPLKDYFACE
- the DNMT3B gene encoding DNA (cytosine-5)-methyltransferase 3B isoform X8; amino-acid sequence: MKGDTRQLNGEEDTSRREDSILTNGGCSDQSSDSKDAPSPPILEAISTPEIRGGRGGRGRRSSSRLSKREVSSLLSYTQDLTGDGDGEGEDGDGSDTPVMPKLFRETRTRPESPAVRTRNNNSTSSRERHRPSPRSTRGRQGRNHVDESPVEFSATRSLRRRTGSSAGTPWLSPASPYLTIDLTDDDVVPQSSSTPYARQAQDSQQESMESPQVDAEGRDADSTEYQDGKEFGIGDLVWGKIKGFSWWPAMVVSWKATSKRQAMSGMRWVQWFGDGKFSEIPADKLVALGLFSHHFNLATFNKLVSYRKAMYHALEKARIRAGKTFPSSPGDSLEDQLKPMLEWAHGGFKPTGIEGLKPNNRQPENKTRRRTAEDSTTSDYCPPAKRLKTNCYNNGKDRGEEDQSREQMASDVSNNKSNLEDSCLSCGRKNPVSFHPLFEGGLCQTCRDRFLELFYMYDDDGYQSYCTVCCEGRELLLCSNTSCCRCFCVECLEVLVGPGTAADAKLQEPWSCYMCLPQRCHGVLRRRKDWSVRLQAFFTSDPGLDYEAPKLYPAIPANRRRPIRVLSLFDGIATGYLVLKELGIKVEKYVASEVCEESIAVGTVKHEGNIKYVNDVRNITKKNIEEWGPFDLVIGGSPCNDLSNVNPARKGLYEGTGRLFFEFYHLLNYTRPKEGEDRPFFWMFENVVAMKVGDKRDISRFLECNPVMIDAIKVSAAHRARYFWGNLPGMNRPVIASKNDKLELQDCLEFNRTAKLKKVQTITTKSNSIRQGKNQLFPVVMNGKEDVLWCTELERIFGFPVHYTDVSNMGRVARQKLLGRSWSVPVIRHLFAPLKDYFACE
- the DNMT3B gene encoding DNA (cytosine-5)-methyltransferase 3B isoform X6, translating into MKGDTRQLNGEEDTSRREDSILTNGGCSDQSSDSKDAPSPPILEAISTPEIRGRRSSSRLSKREVSSLLSYTQDLTGDGDGEGEDGDGSDTPVMPKLFRETRTRPESPASLRRRTGSSAGTPWLSPASPYLTIDLTDDDVVPQSSSTPYARQAQDSQQESMESPQVDAEGRDADSTEYQDGKEFGIGDLVWGKIKGFSWWPAMVVSWKATSKRQAMSGMRWVQWFGDGKFSEIPADKLVALGLFSHHFNLATFNKLVSYRKAMYHALEKARIRAGKTFPSSPGDSLEDQLKPMLEWAHGGFKPTGIEGLKPNNRQPENKTRRRTAEDSTTSDYCPPAKRLKTNCYNNGKDRGEEDQSREQMASDVSNNKSNLEDSCLSCGRKNPVSFHPLFEGGLCQTCRDRFLELFYMYDDDGYQSYCTVCCEGRELLLCSNTSCCRCFCVECLEVLVGPGTAADAKLQEPWSCYMCLPQRCHGVLRRRKDWSVRLQAFFTSDPGLDYEAPKLYPAIPANRRRPIRVLSLFDGIATGYLVLKELGIKVEKYVASEVCEESIAVGTVKHEGNIKYVNDVRNITKKNIEEWGPFDLVIGGSPCNDLSNVNPARKGLYEGTGRLFFEFYHLLNYTRPKEGEDRPFFWMFENVVAMKVGDKRDISRFLECNPVMIDAIKVSAAHRARYFWGNLPGMNRIFGFPVHYTDVSNMGRVARQKLLGRSWSVPVIRHLFAPLKDYFACE